One window from the genome of Oncorhynchus nerka isolate Pitt River unplaced genomic scaffold, Oner_Uvic_2.0 unplaced_scaffold_21___fragment_8___debris, whole genome shotgun sequence encodes:
- the LOC135570491 gene encoding serine/threonine-protein kinase WNK1-like, producing the protein MSSDNDSEFEDEDLKREVNRLREKHMKEIQALHTKQKDEIDSLFARLGKVPPAVVLPPAVALAGRRRRPTKSKSSKSSRCSSSQGSKSPLQPGTSSTNTVSGPGGQGPGDQGSGGQNQGQPSPNPPQQGRKGTFTDDLHKLVDNWARDAISLSQGKSRSKQQPSQGHSYQATPSTNKGRKFSAPSQLCPSNASSTPATSLGGRKGSLCPPPQYSGVGACYPSSTAPYSSAQWVGSTGPGQGQAGMLASSQPLVASSSQYPSSATGGQGSLQGFHHISTLQKSVSNPGGPNLRTT; encoded by the exons ATGAGCTCTGATAACGACTCTGAGTTTGAGGACGAGGACTTGAAGAGGGAGGTCAACCGGTTACGGGAAAA gcacATGAAGGAGATCCAGGCCCTGCACACCAAGCAGAAGGATGAGATTGACTCCCTGTTCGCCAGGCTGGGCAAGGTGCCTCCAGCCGTGGTGCTCCCTCCAGCTGTAGCCCTGGCCGGTCGCAGGAGACGACCCACCAAAAGCAAGAGCAGCAAGTCCAGCCGCTGCAGCTCCTCCCAGGGCAGCAAGAGCCCCCTGCAACCAG ggaCCAGCAGCACCAACACAGTGAGTGGTCCAGGAGGCCAGGGTCCAGGAGACCAGGGTTCAGGGGGTCAGAACCAGGGCCAGCCTTCTCCCAACCCCCCTCAACAGGGCCGGAAGGGCACGTTCACAGACGACCTGCACAAGCTGGTTGACAACTGGGCCCGCGACGCCATCAGTCTGTCCCAGGGCAAGAGTCGCTCCAAACAGCAACCCTCACAGGGACACAGCTACCAG gcGACCCCGTCCACCAACAAGGGCCGTAAGTTCTCCGCCCCGAGTCAGCTGTGCCCCAGCAACGCCTCTTCCACCCCCGCTACCTCTCTGGGAGGCCGCAAGGGCTCCTTGTGTCCCCCTCCCCAGTACAGCGGGGTTGGGGCATGCTACCCCTCCTCCACTGCACCTTACAGCAGCGCCCAGTGGGTGGGATCCACAGGGCCGGGACAGGGTCAGGCCGGTATGTTAGCCTCCTCTCAGCCCCTGGTTGCCTCCTCCTCGCAGTACCCCTCCTCTGCCACTGGGGGGCAGGGCTCCCTGCAGGGCTTCCATCACATCAGCACTTTGCAGAAATCCGTCAGCAACCCTGGAGGCCCCAACCTGAGGACCACGTAG
- the LOC135570494 gene encoding serine/threonine-protein kinase WNK1-like: MAPFPGPCLTQSQQPLEDLDAQLRRALSPETVSCVTTQSSLTGMPAGGQPVPFSLEGEPIMSPIAGGFQMGRFQVSVAADQGPHKIEGGSPTKSSSTSSSSSSFSSPENTLHNVSSPLHGGKTGGEMLWAACPPSPTGPPPLSPPPLAASRSPPTHRMPGWAASL; the protein is encoded by the exons ATGGCACCCTTCCCAGGACCCTGTCTAACTCAG TCCCAGCAGCCTCTGGAAGACCTGGATGCCCAGCTGAGGAGGGCCCTGAGTCCAGAGACGGTCAGCTGTGTCACCACACAG TCCTCCCTCACTGGGATGCCTGCAGGTGGCCAGCCAG TGCCTTTCTCTCTGGAAGGGGAACCAATCATGTCGCCTATTGCTGGAGGATTCCAAATGGGACGATTCCAG GTCTCTGTGGCTGCAGACCAGGGTCCCCACAAAATCGAGGGAGGGAGCCCCACAaaatcctcctccacctcctcttcctcctcctctttctccagcCCGGAGAACACACTGCAcaatgtctcctcccctctccacggAGGTAAGACTGGTGGGGAGATGTTGTGGGCggcctgccctccctcccccaccggACCGCCTCCCCTCAGCCCACCACCATTGGCCGCTTCCAGGTCACCACCAACGCACCGGATGCCAGGGTGGGCCGCTTCTCTGTGA